The following coding sequences are from one Triticum dicoccoides isolate Atlit2015 ecotype Zavitan chromosome 4A, WEW_v2.0, whole genome shotgun sequence window:
- the LOC119289791 gene encoding BTB/POZ and MATH domain-containing protein 2-like yields the protein MSTSGLMSAMRAAGRQHITVSTLRTAPAAGSHVFRIEEFTRVREKTANGAAVLSSPFAVGGHDWRIRCFPNGRLKDSEGHISLHLQHGSHAKTGDVTATYKMSILDKSWEPSCTQIMENHRFETDDGYWGWRKFMKHTDLDRDKYLKDDCLSVLCDVTVDLGLRTTDEVAAAAEELNSEPAPSEPHHDLHLAEAADVMIHLGDGQRIGAHRWVLEARSLVFKSEIALAPTTDENIAELRVDGMDADVCKALLRFIYTDSPPAQLEAAPATTVEQLLMAADRYELKKLRAACEEALCKKIDVSSVATALALDERYCCPTLRKACMRFLSSPDNLEAVAASSDGLEQLKTLRPSVLLDLFDKNMPLSEQQRMLRTIRLVWDQSDKGW from the coding sequence ATGTCCACGTCCGGGCTCATGTCTGCCATGCGCGCCGCCGGCCGCCAGCACATCACGGTTTCCACCCTCCGCACGGCGCCGGCAGCCGGCTCTCACGTCTTCCGGATCGAGGAGTTCACACGAGTCAGGGAAAAGACGGCGAATGGCGCCGCCGTCTTGTCAAGCCCTTTTGCCGTCGGCGGCCACGACTGGCGTATCAGGTGCTTCCCCAACGGCAGACTCAAAGATTCGGAGGGCCATATCTCTCTCCACCTCCAGCACGGCAGCCACGCCAAGACCGGCGACGTCACGGCGACGTACAAGATGAGCATACTCGACAAATCCTGGGAGCCGTCGTGCACCCAAATAATGGAGAATCACCGCTTCGAGACAGACGATGGTTACTGGGGCTGGAGGAAGTTCATGAAACACACAGATCTTGACAGGGACAAGTACCTCAAGGACGACTGCCTGTCGGTCCTCTGCGACGTCACGGTCGACCTCGGGCTGCGCACCACCGATGAGGTTGCGGCGGCCGCGGAGGAACTCAATTCGGAACCGGCGCCGTCCGAGCCTCATCATGACTTGCATCTGGCGGAAGCAGCGGACGTAATGATCCACCTTGGCGACGGGCAGAGGATCGGAGCGCACCGGTGGGTGCTAGAGGCCCGATCCCTGGTATTTAAATCCGAAATCGCGCTCGCCCCGACAACCGACGAGAACATTGCTGAACTACgcgtcgacggtatggacgccgacgtGTGCAAGGCGCTGCTCAGGTTCATCTACACCGACTCACCGCCGGCGCAGCTCGAGGCCGCGCCCGCAACGACCGTGGAGCAGCTGCTCATGGCGGCGGACAGGTACGAACTGAAGAAGTTGAGGGCCGCCTGCGAGGAGGCGCTGTGCAAGAAGATCGACGTGAGCTCCGTGGCCACCGCCCTGGCGCTGGATGAGCGGTACTGCTGCCCGACGCTGAGGAAGGCGTGCATGAGGTTCCTCTCTTCTCCTGATAACCTAGAAGCTGTGGCGGCGTCATCTGATGGTTTGGAGCAGCTCAAGACACTCCGCCCCTCTGTCCTGCTGGATCTATTCGACAAGAACATGCCGTTGAGTGAGCAGCAACGGATGCTCCGGACAATCAGACTCGTGTGGGATCAGTCTGATAAAGGGTGGTGA